Genomic segment of Polycladomyces abyssicola:
CGGGCCACCTGTGCATAGGGAGGGAGGTTTCGCTTCAATTGCCGGGCCAACATGACCAGCATCTGATCACCGGCATCGATGCCCTCTCTCATATTCACCTGTTGAAAATCCACCAAATCCACACAGATGACATGGTAAGACTGCCCCGCTCCACACCGGGCCAAACTGCGGGTCACCTGTTCCTGAAACCCGCTGAAGTTATACAATCCTGTCAAATAATCACGACGCGACGTCTCTTCCAGCTCCAGGATGTATTCATGCAGACGCCGGTTCGCTTCCTCCACTTTGACCAGCAAACGCCGGTTCTCTTGTTTGACCTGTGATGCATCCCAACGGGCTTTTTGCAGCATCGAGCTCATCCATCCGATCATACCGAAAGCAAGAGCCTGATAGATCAATAACCACCACGGTTGCGCCCGCCATCCGTTCAAACCTGAGATCATCAAATAAGAAAGGAGGAACGATAAGGTCGTCCATCCTGTCTTCTCACCGGACAGTCGTACGGAGACAATCCCCTGACACAGCAAATACAGCCATATATTGTTACCATCTCCCGTCAACGTATCCAGCGCCACCAAACAGGCCATTACCGCCATGATATAAACGGGGGGCGGGAATCGCTCGATCCACTGCTGCTTGATGAGCAACAAGGCGATCAGCACGACAGAGACCAACAGAATCCCCGCAACATAACCAAACGGCTGAAAAGTCTCCGCAATCGGCTCTCCGATCCAAAAGAACATTCTTTGCGCCACCGCGTGCAGCAATATCATACTACCACCTCAAGGTTGGAGCGTGTCCGGTGCTTGTTCAAATTTTGATTGACAAGATCAGATAGAAGCTTCTCTTTTTAGACATTTATGTTTCCCTTCATTTCCCTCATTTCCTTCCCTATTTCTCTCATTCGACAAAAGTTCTCAACAATCGACACTTCTTTTTGTCGCAACGAATATCACCTTGGATCAGGGAGGAAATATTGATAATTGAATGAATGTAATGAAAGAGGGTGTCTTTTTCTGAGAGCATGTTTTCGCAGCTCGGCCCGTACAATGTAGCAAAACGACGAAAGGGGATTGACGATATGGCATCCAAGGAACAGACGTTGGCCCAGGCCATTTTGGACCACTTGGGCGGTGCCGACAATGTTTCGTCTCTCAGTCATTGCATGACTCGTTTGCGTGTCACACCAAAAGAAACGGAATCGGTACGTTTGGAAGAGATTCGTTCACTGGAGGGCGTGCTGGGGGTCGTCACTTCGACTGACCAACTACAGATCATTCTGGGACCCGGAACAGTGACCAAAGTAGCGGCACAACTGTCCGAAATGACTGGCATCTCATCGGGGGAGGTACGCGATTTCCGAGCTGCTCTCCAAGATCGAAACCGTACGCCATTCAAACTTTTTCTACGCCGACTGGCCAACATCTTCGTCCCATTGATCCCGGCCATCGTCGCCGGCGGGATGATCATGGGGCTGAACAATGTGATGATCCACAGTCTTCATCTGGATGAGAAAAGTGCTCTGGTTGCGATGCTGAACGCGATCAGCAAAGTGATTTTCGCGTATCTTGCCGTCTTCGTCGGGATCAACACTGCACGTGAATTTGGGGGCACACCGGCCTTGGGCGGTGTCGCGGGCGGTCTCATCATTTTGCAGGATATCGAGAAGATCCCCCCATTGTTCGGCGAGGCTCTTGTTCCCGGCCGCGGCGGGTTGATCGGCGCTTTGCTCGCCGCCTGGTTCATCAGTGTGTTGGAAAAGCGAATCCGACGTTGGGTACCATCCTCCATCGATATCATCGTCACGCCAACACTGGCCTTGTTGGTGACAGGGGTAGCCACGTATTGGTTCCTGCAACCACTGGGAGGCCGGATCTCCGACGGCATCACGCTGGGATTGACCTCCTTGCTCGATCACGGCGGAATCGTGGCCGGAGCCGTGTTGGCAGGCACGTTTCTCCCGCTGGTGATGACCGGGTTGCATCAAGGATTGACACCGATTCATATGGAATTGTTGACCAAAACCGGGCTGGACCCGTTGTTGCCGATCCTGGCCATGGCAGGTGCGGGACAAGTAGGTGCCGCTTTCGCCATCTATCTGAAAACGAAAAATCGTACGTTGAAAAACGTCATCAAAGGCGGACTGCCCGTGGGGATCCTCGGGATCGGGGAACCGCTCATCTTTGGGGTCACACTGCCACTGGGACGCCCGTTTGTAACCGCTTGCCTCGGTGCGGCCGTCGGCGGGGCGTTTCAAGCAGTAATGGGCGTAGCTTCGGTTGCCATCGGAGTGTCAGGATTGCCTTTGGCTTTGTTGATCCATCACGGACAAATCGTCACCTATCTGATCGGGATCGTCATCTCTTACGCAGCGGGGTTTGCCATTACCTATTTCTTCGGTTACAAGGAAGAGATGGACCAATATTATCAGTCTGCCACTACCGCCACATCAGGCCGAACGACATTGACGACCTGACGTCAATCAGTCGTGCTCCTGTTTTGCACAAACTCAAAAGCTGCTCACGTGTTAAATGGCAACCGTCTTCTGCACCGTGAAGACGGTTGTGCTTCTCGTCGAAAGGGCAAGGAGGAATCATGATGGAACCGGATTTGTCCCGACTGATTACCGAACAGATCAACGAACGTACGCGGGAATTGGATCAAATGTCTGCCCTCGAAATCGTACGCGTGATGAATGAAGAAGACCGACGCGTTCCACTCGCCGTAGAGGAGGTCCTCCCGCAGGTGGCGCAAGCGGTGGAAGCGATGGTGGATACATTGAAACAAGGAGGACATATTTTTTACATCGGTGCGGGCACCAGCGGCCGGCTTGGCGTGCTGGACGCATCCGAATGCCCGCCCACCTTCAGTGCGGATCCTTCATGGTTTCAAGGGATCATCGCGGGCGGGGACACCGCTTTGCGCCATGCGGTGGAGGGCGCCGAAGATAATCCCCAGCAGGCGGCGACCGATTTGGAAGAACGCGGGTTTTGCTCTCGGGATTTGCTTGTCGGATTGGCCACCAGCGGCAGAACACCGTATGTGATCGGTGCTGTGGAGTACGCCAAGCAGATGGGCGCGCGTACGGTGGCTATCACTTGCAACCCGGGATCAGTGTTGGGGAAGTTAGCGGACATTCCGATCGAGGTCAATGTGGGCCCGGAAGTGTTGGTCGGTTCCACTCGACTGAAATCCGGCACGGCACAAAAAATGATTCTCAACATGCTGAGCACAGCGACAATGGTGCGAATGGGGAAAGTGTATCAAAACCTGATGGTAGATCTTCAGCCCTCCAATCGAAAGCTGGAGGACCGGGCGCGGCGGATCATTCAACAAATCACAGGGGTTACGCCCGAGGAAGCAGAGGCTGCCTGGCTCCGATGTGACAAGGAAGTGAAGACGGCGATCATATCGCTGCTGACGGACCAAACACCAGAGTGCGCACGGCAACTGCTGCGCCAAGCGGAAGGGCAGGTACGGATAGCATTGCAACTCGCAAAAAAATCATCCCTCTGATAAGCGCAGGAATTCATTCGCGGGCAATTTCCGCCAAGTGGATTTGCCCGCGTCTTGTGCC
This window contains:
- the murQ gene encoding N-acetylmuramic acid 6-phosphate etherase, which gives rise to MMEPDLSRLITEQINERTRELDQMSALEIVRVMNEEDRRVPLAVEEVLPQVAQAVEAMVDTLKQGGHIFYIGAGTSGRLGVLDASECPPTFSADPSWFQGIIAGGDTALRHAVEGAEDNPQQAATDLEERGFCSRDLLVGLATSGRTPYVIGAVEYAKQMGARTVAITCNPGSVLGKLADIPIEVNVGPEVLVGSTRLKSGTAQKMILNMLSTATMVRMGKVYQNLMVDLQPSNRKLEDRARRIIQQITGVTPEEAEAAWLRCDKEVKTAIISLLTDQTPECARQLLRQAEGQVRIALQLAKKSSL
- a CDS encoding PTS transporter subunit EIIC, with protein sequence MASKEQTLAQAILDHLGGADNVSSLSHCMTRLRVTPKETESVRLEEIRSLEGVLGVVTSTDQLQIILGPGTVTKVAAQLSEMTGISSGEVRDFRAALQDRNRTPFKLFLRRLANIFVPLIPAIVAGGMIMGLNNVMIHSLHLDEKSALVAMLNAISKVIFAYLAVFVGINTAREFGGTPALGGVAGGLIILQDIEKIPPLFGEALVPGRGGLIGALLAAWFISVLEKRIRRWVPSSIDIIVTPTLALLVTGVATYWFLQPLGGRISDGITLGLTSLLDHGGIVAGAVLAGTFLPLVMTGLHQGLTPIHMELLTKTGLDPLLPILAMAGAGQVGAAFAIYLKTKNRTLKNVIKGGLPVGILGIGEPLIFGVTLPLGRPFVTACLGAAVGGAFQAVMGVASVAIGVSGLPLALLIHHGQIVTYLIGIVISYAAGFAITYFFGYKEEMDQYYQSATTATSGRTTLTT